The following nucleotide sequence is from Hyphomicrobiales bacterium.
CACATGCGCGGTGGAAATGGTAATCCCGCGCGCCTTCTCCTCCGGCGCCTTGTCGATCTGGTCGAACGGGGTGAAGGTCGCTCCGCCGGCCTCCGCCAAAACCTTGGTGATCGCCGCCGTCAGCGTCGTCTTGCCATGGTCAACATGGCCAATCGTGCCGATGTTGCAATGCGGCTTGGTCCGCGCAAACTTCTCTTTCGCCATTGGAGCTCTCCGTAAACGCTCTCGTTATCTTGCCCGGCTTCAGCGGGAGATCAGGCGAATTTCGCCTGAACCTCCTCTGCGACGGCGTGAGGAACCTGTTCATAGTGATCGAACTGCATCGTGTATTGAGCCCGGCCCTGGC
It contains:
- a CDS encoding GTP-binding protein — translated: MAKEKFARTKPHCNIGTIGHVDHGKTTLTAAITKVLAEAGGATFTPFDQIDKAPEEKARGITISTAHV